One genomic segment of Cardinium endosymbiont of Philonthus spinipes includes these proteins:
- a CDS encoding cold-shock protein: MEGVVKWFDPAKGYGFIKPVNGGKDVFVHISALVASRVSMIDQGQSVDFEITSDRGKEVASNIKVLDV, from the coding sequence ATGGAAGGAGTAGTAAAATGGTTTGACCCAGCCAAAGGGTATGGGTTTATTAAACCAGTAAATGGAGGTAAGGATGTCTTTGTGCATATAAGTGCGCTTGTGGCGTCTAGAGTAAGCATGATAGACCAAGGTCAGTCGGTAGATTTTGAAATTACCAGTGATAGAGGTAAGGAAGTAGCTAGTAACATTAAAGTTCTTGATGTGTGA
- a CDS encoding DEAD/DEAH box helicase gives MPSALLGALARMQYDHPTAIQDQVIPVALTGQDILGSSKTGSGKTAAFSIPVVAQLMQRPGASVLVLAPTRELAEQVAGVMSSMVSGCKHLRTVLLIGGEPIGKQLMRLRTNPNIIVGTPGRVEDHLCRGSLHFHNTSFLILDEIDRMLDMGFSIQIDKIIKRLPIERQTLMFSATLDRNIERLAGSYLRQPARINVEIPDNEPKNIQEESLYVPESGKFQVLLEQLGQREGSVIVFVKTQLKADGIRYQLQQAGFKVCAIHGGLKQHQRKRVIKDFRNKDYTIIVATDVAARGLDIDHIKHVINYDFPQAAEDYTHRIGRTGRAGATGFALSMLASPQDKRLWRIIHNEPVEKEERHSFRQNSGFNRFKSRPFRRSFSG, from the coding sequence TTGCCATCAGCTCTGTTAGGAGCGTTGGCAAGGATGCAGTATGACCACCCTACTGCTATTCAAGATCAAGTGATCCCAGTGGCCTTAACTGGTCAAGATATTTTGGGTTCTTCTAAAACAGGTAGTGGAAAGACAGCTGCCTTTTCTATTCCTGTAGTTGCGCAACTTATGCAGCGTCCTGGTGCCAGCGTATTGGTATTGGCCCCTACACGAGAACTTGCTGAGCAAGTAGCAGGCGTTATGTCAAGCATGGTGAGCGGCTGTAAGCATTTGCGTACAGTCTTATTAATAGGAGGGGAGCCTATTGGGAAACAGTTGATGCGTTTGCGTACAAATCCAAACATCATTGTTGGTACGCCTGGTCGTGTAGAAGACCACTTATGTAGGGGATCGTTGCATTTTCATAACACCAGCTTTTTGATATTGGATGAGATTGACCGAATGTTAGATATGGGTTTTTCTATTCAGATAGATAAAATTATTAAGCGTTTGCCAATAGAGCGGCAAACCTTAATGTTTTCGGCTACCTTGGATAGGAATATTGAGCGGTTGGCTGGATCCTATTTAAGGCAACCCGCACGGATTAATGTGGAGATTCCGGATAATGAGCCAAAAAATATTCAAGAAGAATCTCTTTATGTTCCAGAGTCGGGTAAGTTTCAAGTATTATTAGAGCAGCTTGGCCAGCGGGAGGGTTCTGTGATTGTCTTTGTAAAAACCCAATTAAAGGCTGATGGCATCAGGTATCAATTGCAGCAGGCAGGTTTTAAGGTTTGTGCTATTCATGGCGGATTAAAGCAACACCAACGCAAGCGGGTCATAAAGGACTTTAGAAATAAGGATTATACTATTATTGTGGCAACTGATGTGGCTGCAAGGGGGTTAGATATTGATCATATCAAACATGTAATCAATTATGATTTTCCGCAAGCTGCTGAAGACTATACCCATAGAATTGGTAGAACGGGTAGGGCTGGTGCAACAGGTTTTGCTTTATCTATGCTTGCTTCTCCTCAAGACAAGAGGCTCTGGCGTATTATTCATAATGAACCAGTGGAAAAAGAAGAGCGGCATTCATTTAGGCAAAACTCAGGTTTTAATCGGTTTAAATCACGTCCTTTTAGGCGTAGTTTTTCAGGTTAA
- a CDS encoding C2H2-type zinc finger protein yields MSIHTGKKSFKCEQCGREFARKDILTGHMKTHTGEKSFECKQCGKRLASKNALDYHTKTHTRSHNGINLWI; encoded by the coding sequence ATGAGCATCCACACAGGAAAAAAATCGTTCAAGTGCGAACAATGTGGTAGAGAATTCGCTCGGAAAGATATTTTAACAGGGCATATGAAAACACATACAGGAGAAAAATCGTTCGAATGCAAGCAATGTGGTAAAAGACTCGCTTCGAAAAATGCTTTAGACTACCATACAAAAACACACACACGTTCACACAATGGTATCAACTTATGGATATAA